TGCTATGAAGAAGACCCTCACCACCGCCGAAATCAACGCCCTCCTCAAACTGCATCCTGGCTGGACGCTCCACGACGGCAAACTCACCCGCGAATGGACCTTCAAAAACTTCGTCGAAGCCATCGCCTTCGTCAACAAAATCGCACCACTCGCCGAAGCCGCCGGTCACCACCCCGACATCGACATCCGCTACAACCGCGTCCTCCTCAGCCTCGTCTCGCATGACGCTGGAGGCATCACCGAACGCGACGCCTCCATGGCCGCCGAGATCAGCGAAGAATTCTCCTGAGAACTAGTCCGCTACGACCAAAAGTTTTCCACAGCCAGCCATCAAAACCGCTCGTGGATAGACCTCTACAAGAAAAAGAATTGCCGACGGAAGCACTTCCACAATCACCAATCTGCCTTCAATTTTGTCACTGTAAATTTATGATAATAAGCAGATTATATCCAGTAAGCGCTTCAGGCAAACGATGACTTAAAACCAGCTTTTCGTGACATTTTCTATGACAGAACATATTTTTCTTGTTATCTCTCCACATTGTGGTATATTGAATTCATCGGTGAGAGTGAGTGCTCCTCCCGAGAAGGTTCTCAGCCGAACCAAGGGCTGACACAAGTTGCGTCACTGGCCTCCCGGCACGGACAGAAAC
This is a stretch of genomic DNA from Edaphobacter acidisoli. It encodes these proteins:
- a CDS encoding 4a-hydroxytetrahydrobiopterin dehydratase; the protein is MKKTLTTAEINALLKLHPGWTLHDGKLTREWTFKNFVEAIAFVNKIAPLAEAAGHHPDIDIRYNRVLLSLVSHDAGGITERDASMAAEISEEFS